From one Perca fluviatilis chromosome 10, GENO_Pfluv_1.0, whole genome shotgun sequence genomic stretch:
- the rap2c gene encoding ras-related protein Rap-2c produces MKEYKVVVLGSGGVGKSALTVQFVTGTFIEKYDPTIEDFYRKEIEVDSSPSVLEILDTAGTEQFASMRDLYIKNGQGFILVYSLVNQQSFQDIRPMRDQIVRVKRFEKVPLILVGNKVDLESEREVAGSDGRALAQEWGCPFIETSAKSKTMVDELFAEIVRQMNYSTLPEKQEQCCTACVVQ; encoded by the exons ATGAAAGAATACAAAGTAGTCGTGCTGGGCAGCGGCGGTGTCGGCAAGTCCGCGCTGACCGTCCAGTTTGTCACCGGCACCTTTATCGAGAAATACGACCCGACCATCGAGGACTTTTACCGAAAGGAGATCGAGGTGGACTCGTCTCCCTCCGTGCTGGAGATCCTCGACACTGCGGGGACGGAGCAGTTCGCCTCCATGAGAGATCTGTACATAAAGAACGGACAGGGTTTCATCCTGGTCTACAGCCTGGTCAACCAGCAGTCATTCCAG GACATCAGACCAATGCGAGACCAAATAGTGCGAGTGAAACGTTTCGAGAAGGTGCCGTTGATCCTGGTCGGGAACAAAGTCGACCTGGAATCTGAGCGTGAAGTGGCTGGTTCAGATGGACGAGCTCTGGCTCAAGAGTGGGGCTGCCCTTTTATTGAAACTTCTGCCAAGAGCAAGACTATGGTGGACGAGCTGTTCGCAGAGATCGTCCGACAGATGAATTATTCCACACTGCCGGAGAAGCAGGAACAGTGCTGCACCGCCTGTGTGGTACAGTGA
- the zgc:92907 gene encoding UDP-N-acetylglucosamine transferase subunit ALG13 homolog, whose amino-acid sequence MKTVFVTVGTTSFDELIESITSPETVQALKARGYERLVLQVGRGSLLPAADSCPHVRLQTYRFKDSIAEDIKQADLVVSHAGAGSCLEALGAGKSLLVVVNDKLMNNHQLEMARQLHMDSHLLYCTCSTLTQTLRTMDLSVLQPFLPGQPKNFANFLDKALGVQ is encoded by the exons ATGAAGACAGTGTTTGTTACTGTCGGCACCACGAGCTTTGATGAGCTCATTGAAAGCATCACGTCGCCAGAGACCGTACAG GCTTTGAAGGCTCGTGGATATGAGCGTTTGGTTCTTCAGGTTGGAAGAGGATCTCTTCTTCCAGCTGCTGACAGCTGTCCACACGTCAGACTTCAGACTTATCGATTCAAAGACTCTATAGCAGAAGACATCAAGCAGGCTGACCTCGTCGTCAGCCATGCAG GCGCAGGAAGTTGTTTGGAGGCGCTCGGTGCCGGCAAATCTCTGCTGGTCGTCGTCAATGACAAGCTGATGAACAACCACCAACTGGAGATGGCCAGACAGCTGCACATGGACTCGCacttgttgtactgcacatgcAG CacactgacacaaacactgaGGACGATGGATCTCTCTGTTCTTCAGCCCTTTTTGCCCGGACAGCCTAAGAATTTTGCGAATTTCCTCGATAAAGCCCTCGGTGTTCAGTGA